In the genome of Leucobacter luti, one region contains:
- a CDS encoding pyridoxal 5'-phosphate synthase, which yields MSDLESRLRTLPAFPNPLPVLDTTGLPQHPDALFRAWLDEAIASGARQPHAMAFATVRADGLPAVRTLILKDLDADGYHFSTHRTSRKGLELAANPRASMLFFWRESGRQVRVTGDAIPLSEDASQRDWRERPSYTGEPNLEWQRYALRPTEFEFMQAREDRQHTRIEYRLGELGWAHEPVATPAG from the coding sequence ATGAGCGATCTCGAGTCACGTCTCCGCACACTGCCCGCGTTCCCGAACCCGCTTCCCGTGCTCGACACGACGGGGCTTCCGCAGCATCCAGATGCGCTCTTTCGCGCGTGGCTCGACGAGGCGATTGCGAGCGGGGCACGCCAGCCGCACGCGATGGCGTTTGCGACCGTCCGCGCTGACGGCCTCCCCGCCGTGCGCACGCTGATCCTTAAAGACCTTGACGCTGACGGCTACCACTTTTCCACACACCGCACCTCGCGGAAGGGGCTCGAACTCGCGGCCAATCCGCGTGCGTCGATGCTGTTCTTCTGGCGCGAGTCGGGCAGGCAGGTGCGAGTCACAGGTGACGCCATCCCGCTCTCCGAGGACGCCTCGCAGCGCGACTGGCGTGAGCGCCCGAGCTACACGGGGGAGCCGAATCTCGAGTGGCAGCGCTATGCGCTCCGGCCCACTGAGTTCGAGTTCATGCAAGCGCGCGAGGATCGGCAGCACACGCGGATCGAGTATCGGCTGGGCGAGCTCGGTTGGGCGCATGAGCCAGTGGCAACGCCGGCCGGCTGA
- a CDS encoding 2-hydroxyacid dehydrogenase: MSDLVVSLPAEGLREAIGEVPDVEFVEWDLAGDAPRSSIDIVVPPYWGGNRQLAALAAVNARLVQWQSIGYNGAEKYLPAGVPLANAATVHEASTAELALGLALAAQRGIPDFVRAGDAHRWELRSYPSIADRRVLLVGYGGVSKAIEARLAGFETHITRIARTAREEQNLAGETVAVRGFAELAEALAEAEVVMIAVPLTAETHGMFGAAELAALPDGALLVNVARGPVVDTEALVAELQAGRIRAALDVTDPEPLPADHPLWDCPNTLISPHVGGDSTAMLPRMAALIRRQIGRLQAGERPENLVIGDWA; encoded by the coding sequence ATGAGTGACTTGGTTGTCTCCCTGCCCGCCGAAGGTCTGCGCGAAGCGATCGGGGAGGTGCCAGACGTCGAGTTTGTCGAGTGGGATCTCGCCGGGGACGCTCCCCGCTCCAGTATCGACATCGTCGTCCCGCCGTACTGGGGCGGGAACCGGCAGCTCGCGGCGCTCGCCGCAGTGAACGCGCGTCTGGTGCAGTGGCAGTCGATCGGCTACAACGGTGCCGAAAAGTACCTCCCTGCTGGGGTGCCGCTCGCGAACGCAGCGACCGTGCACGAGGCGTCAACGGCGGAGCTCGCGCTTGGACTCGCGCTCGCCGCACAGCGTGGGATCCCCGATTTCGTGCGCGCTGGCGATGCACACCGCTGGGAGCTGCGCTCGTATCCGAGTATCGCTGATCGCCGCGTGCTGCTTGTGGGCTACGGAGGGGTCTCGAAAGCCATCGAGGCCAGGCTCGCCGGCTTTGAGACGCACATCACCCGCATCGCACGCACGGCACGCGAGGAGCAGAACCTGGCGGGCGAAACGGTCGCGGTGCGTGGCTTTGCTGAGCTTGCGGAAGCGCTCGCTGAAGCCGAAGTGGTGATGATCGCGGTGCCGCTCACCGCCGAGACGCACGGCATGTTCGGCGCAGCCGAGCTCGCGGCGCTGCCGGACGGTGCCCTGCTCGTGAACGTGGCGCGCGGCCCGGTCGTCGATACTGAGGCGCTCGTCGCTGAGCTGCAGGCTGGCCGCATCCGGGCTGCGCTCGACGTGACCGATCCAGAGCCGCTGCCCGCCGACCACCCGCTGTGGGACTGCCCGAACACGCTGATCAGTCCGCATGTTGGTGGGGACTCAACGGCGATGCTGCCGCGCATGGCGGCGCTGATCCGGCGCCAGATCGGCCGGTTGCAGGCTGGCGAGCGCCCCGAGAACCTCGTGATCGGCGACTGGGCATAA
- a CDS encoding endo alpha-1,4 polygalactosaminidase, translated as MHHSRRTSVPAFTAVLAAVVLGLVGCAAADPDAPRSAEIALPPVDAVPDYQLGGAYEPETAVTLVARDRTAAPDPTRYSICYVNGFQTQPGELEIWPENALLRTADGATVVDPAWPDEVLLDTSSATQRAEILAIVQPWIVGCAASGFDAVEFDNLDSYTRSDGALTLADNLALATDLVASAHEAGLAAGQKNAAEDATELHDRAGFDFAVTETCAAYRECAAFTEVYAGHVIDIEYTDFLPRTFAEMCDDAESPPAMVLRDRELTSPEHAGYVFERCA; from the coding sequence ATGCATCATTCGCGCCGCACCTCTGTTCCAGCGTTCACCGCGGTACTCGCAGCCGTGGTACTGGGGCTTGTCGGGTGCGCAGCCGCCGATCCGGATGCACCCCGCTCCGCCGAGATCGCGCTGCCTCCTGTGGACGCGGTGCCTGATTATCAGCTCGGCGGAGCCTATGAGCCTGAAACAGCGGTCACGCTGGTGGCACGGGATCGCACCGCGGCTCCGGATCCCACCCGCTACTCCATCTGCTACGTGAACGGCTTCCAGACCCAACCGGGCGAACTCGAGATCTGGCCGGAGAACGCGCTGTTGCGTACGGCAGACGGTGCGACGGTGGTTGACCCCGCGTGGCCGGACGAGGTGCTGCTTGACACCAGTTCGGCCACGCAGCGGGCCGAGATTCTCGCGATCGTGCAACCGTGGATCGTCGGCTGCGCTGCGTCCGGGTTCGACGCGGTGGAGTTCGACAATCTGGATTCATACACGCGCTCAGACGGGGCGCTCACGCTGGCCGACAACCTCGCGCTCGCAACTGATCTGGTCGCCTCCGCCCATGAGGCAGGTCTCGCAGCTGGCCAGAAGAATGCTGCGGAAGATGCCACAGAGCTACACGATCGGGCCGGCTTCGACTTCGCGGTGACCGAGACATGCGCCGCCTACCGGGAGTGCGCCGCTTTCACTGAGGTGTATGCCGGCCACGTGATTGACATCGAGTACACTGATTTCCTTCCGCGCACCTTTGCTGAGATGTGCGACGATGCGGAGTCCCCGCCCGCAATGGTCCTGCGGGATCGGGAGCTCACGTCGCCGGAGCACGCGGGCTATGTCTTCGAGCGCTGCGCCTAG